The DNA sequence AAACCAAATGAGCCATAAGCAAGAGGCCATTAGCGGTGGCAAGTGGATGAGTGCCTCAACGGCCATCTCCACCGTGCTCCAGTTCGGGCAGGTAGCCATCCTGGCCCGGCTGCTGGAACCGTCGGTGTTTGGCATCGTGAGCGTCAGTACGCTCATGATCGCCTTTTTCAATATTTTCGCAAACCTGGGCTTTTCCAACTCCATCATTTACAAACAGGAGGAAGACCGGCGGGTACTGTCGACGATTTACCTGCTCAACCTGATCCTGGGGCTGGTCATTGGCGTGGTCGTCTTTTTCAGCTGGCCGCTGGTAGTCGCCTACTATAAAGAACCCCGGCTGGAAGCGGTCATCAAACTGTCGTCGCTGTATTTCATCATCGTCTACGTGGGACAGATCTACCTGTTCCTGCTGCAGAAAGAGCTGCGGTTCAAATCCGTGGCCAGCATCGACATTACGGGGACGGTGGCGGGTACGATCGTTACGGTGCTGCTGGCCTATAATGGATTTGCCGAACTGTCCCTTATCTACGGACAGCTGGCGCAGCAAACGGCCAAGTCGGTGTTGCAGATGATCTACGGGTCGAGCCTGTTTTCGCCTACCCTGACCTTCGACCTCAACCTGATCAAAGACCACCTGCGCTTCGGTCTGTACAACGTGGGCGACGGCATCGTTGGGTTTGTGCAGGCCAACTCCGACAATATTCTGGTGGGCGGTATGCTGGGGGTGAAGCAGTTGGGCTACTACACGCTGGCGTCGCAGCTGGCCGTGTTTCCCATTGCCCGGCTCAGCCCCATTGTCCTGCAGGTAGCCTACCCCATTCTGGCGCGTCTCAAAGGCGACACCGGCGAACTCAAGAAGTCGTACCTGACGATCCTCGATCTGCTCAGCTACGTGAACCTGCCCCTGCTGGCGGGGCTGTTCATCACCGCCGACAGCGTTGTACCCCTCTTCTACGGGCCGGGCTGGGAGCCAACGATTGTGCTGATCCGAATCTTTGTTTTCGTCAGCATCTTCACCTTCCTCGTCAACCCGCTATTTACGCTGGCCTTTTCCAAGGGAAAGCCCAAGCTGCTGTTTTACCTGAACCTGTTCACGCTGTTCGTCAAGATTCCGCTCGTGTATTTCTTCGCGCAGTACTGGGGGGTAGTGGGCATTGCATCGGCCTTTCTGGTGGCTACG is a window from the Spirosoma rigui genome containing:
- a CDS encoding MOP flippase family protein, which encodes MSHKQEAISGGKWMSASTAISTVLQFGQVAILARLLEPSVFGIVSVSTLMIAFFNIFANLGFSNSIIYKQEEDRRVLSTIYLLNLILGLVIGVVVFFSWPLVVAYYKEPRLEAVIKLSSLYFIIVYVGQIYLFLLQKELRFKSVASIDITGTVAGTIVTVLLAYNGFAELSLIYGQLAQQTAKSVLQMIYGSSLFSPTLTFDLNLIKDHLRFGLYNVGDGIVGFVQANSDNILVGGMLGVKQLGYYTLASQLAVFPIARLSPIVLQVAYPILARLKGDTGELKKSYLTILDLLSYVNLPLLAGLFITADSVVPLFYGPGWEPTIVLIRIFVFVSIFTFLVNPLFTLAFSKGKPKLLFYLNLFTLFVKIPLVYFFAQYWGVVGIASAFLVATGANLLVNFRIVHSLIGPFLGEFFRNILKPVLFCLLMVGAIAVYKSYADTISVLNISVQIAMGALIYGGLTLRYKYPLTDLKSLRKAV